The Salvia splendens isolate huo1 chromosome 21, SspV2, whole genome shotgun sequence genome includes a window with the following:
- the LOC121785315 gene encoding uncharacterized protein LOC121785315: MEAKEVPDEKEEEEIEVESPLIQSEVQPEAIVSHTPKEVKIPFPQVVQKKKLDEKLVKFLEIFKRVHLNIPLIEALQQMPGYLKFLKEIVSKKKRLVDYETVNLTENCSAIIQEKMPAKMKDPGSFNISCEIGNDRQTKALCDLGASINLMPLSFFRKLKFGVLKPTTFTLQMTDKSIKYPNGLLENVLVRVNDFIFPVDFVVLDMKEDPNVPLIFGRPFLATGKALIDVTKGELTLRHGNKTVILSLLDNMKRHEVEESKRVKEVPLKVEECNMIQAAHVRARDDEVENPLEEIFMPEWMFKDEHGLGGKKMKVAKVEIGIPKEGVVGADVKPTWWKKRLHKLYLAAKVKKGPDDIIRVRLDH; the protein is encoded by the coding sequence ATGGAAGCTAAGGAAGTACCCGacgagaaagaagaagaggagattgAGGTGGAATCGCCTCTTATACAATCTGAGGTTCAACCCGAGGCAATTGTTTCCCACACGCCGAAAGAGGTTAAAATTCCTTTTCCTCAAGTGGTGCAAAAGAAGAAGTTGGATGAGAAGCTTGTTAAGTTCCTTGAGATTTTCAAGAGAGTGCACCTCAATATTCCTCTTATTGAGGCTCTCCAACAAATGCCCGGCTACCTCAAGTTTTTGAAAGAGATTGTGTCCAAGAAGAAGAGGTTGGTTGATTATGAAACCGTAAACTTGACCGAGAATTGTAGTGCAATCATCCAAGAAAAGATGCCGGCAAAGATGAAAGATCCGGGGAGCTTTAACATTTCTTGTGAGATCGGGAATGATAGGCAAACTAAGGCCTTGTGTGACTTAGGGGCAAGCATAAATCTCATGCCTTTAAGCTTCTTCCGAAAGTTGAAATTTGGTGTCTTGAAGCCAACTACATTTACCCTTCAAATGACGGATAAATCCATCAAATACCCGAATGGACTCCTTGAGAATGTATTAGTAAGGGTAAATGATTTTATCTTCCCcgtggattttgttgttttggacaTGAAGGAGGATCCAAATGTCCCTCTCATCTTTGGAAGACCATTCCTAGCAACTGGAAAAGCTCTAATTGACGTCACTAAGGGAGAACTCACCCTTAGGCATGGAAACAAGACGGTCATTCTCTCCTTGTTGGACAACATGAAACGTCATGAAGTGGAAGAGTCCAAGAGAGTGAAAGAGGTGCCCTTAAAAGTTGAAGAGTGCAATATGATACAAGCGGCACATGTGAGGGCTAGGGATGATGAGGTTGAGAATCCTTTGGAGGAAATATTTATGCCTGAATGGATGTTTAAAGATGAACATGGATTGGGGGGTAAAAAGATGAAGGTTGCCAAAGTGGAAATTGGAATACCTAAAGAAGGTGTTGTTGGGGCCGATGTGAAGCCCACTTGGTGGAAGAAGCGTCTACACAAGCTCTACTTGGCCGCTAAAGTGAAGAAGGGTCCCGATGACATTATCCGAGTGAGATTGGATCATTAA